A genomic segment from Truepera sp. encodes:
- a CDS encoding GNAT family N-acetyltransferase: protein MAARYSLRSFEDARRFVSASEPYLLEREVAHCLILGLLPVLGSEGMQQAFMGLVQDAAGAPVLVALRTPPHRLILSELADGHEPREVVEPLVAAVATTPGVLGAPSSSGAFARAWGEATGQAAELTQSERVYVCTEVVDARSTEGVMVRGGADDLGLLIDWLLAFRLEATPTDPRSGRAAAVQDVKRDLAAADGGLWLWQVGGRPVSMAGARGPTRNGIRIGPVYTPPQLRGNGYAGALTAALTRELLAGGRRHVTLFADLGNPVANHIYQKIGYRPAAEQRVYGFR, encoded by the coding sequence GTGGCCGCACGTTACAGCCTGCGTAGCTTCGAAGACGCCCGGCGCTTCGTGTCAGCCTCGGAGCCTTACCTGCTCGAGCGCGAGGTGGCGCACTGCCTGATCCTCGGCCTCCTCCCCGTGCTTGGTAGTGAGGGCATGCAGCAAGCCTTCATGGGCCTGGTGCAAGACGCCGCCGGCGCCCCGGTGTTGGTGGCGCTGCGCACGCCACCTCACCGCCTGATTCTGAGCGAGCTCGCGGACGGTCACGAACCACGCGAGGTCGTGGAGCCGTTGGTGGCCGCCGTGGCCACGACGCCCGGGGTTCTCGGGGCGCCCAGCAGCAGCGGCGCCTTCGCCAGAGCCTGGGGAGAGGCAACTGGGCAGGCCGCGGAGCTGACCCAGTCAGAACGGGTCTACGTGTGTACGGAGGTCGTGGACGCTCGAAGCACCGAGGGCGTCATGGTGCGGGGCGGAGCCGACGACTTGGGGCTCCTGATCGACTGGCTGCTGGCGTTCCGCCTCGAGGCCACCCCGACGGATCCGCGCAGCGGCCGGGCGGCCGCCGTGCAGGACGTGAAGCGCGACCTGGCCGCCGCCGACGGCGGCCTGTGGTTGTGGCAGGTGGGCGGCCGCCCGGTCAGCATGGCGGGCGCCCGCGGCCCGACTCGCAACGGCATCCGCATCGGCCCCGTCTATACGCCGCCGCAACTGCGTGGCAACGGTTACGCCGGCGCCCTGACCGCGGCCCTGACGCGGGAACTGCTTGCCGGGGGCAGGCGCCACGTCACGCTCTTCGCCGATCTGGGGAACCCCGTCGCGAACCACATATACCAGAAGATCGGCTATCGCCCTGCTGCCGAGCAGCGCGTGTACGGCTTCCGCTGA
- a CDS encoding glucose 1-dehydrogenase, whose amino-acid sequence MADMAGKVALVTGSGSGIGRAVALEFATRGAAVMVADYNIEGAQETVRQVEAGGGKAAAVKVDVADEGSVRAMVKTTVETLGRIDFLVNNAGISAAGPNVPLHEVELKAFERVLDVNVVGTFLGLKHAIPELLKAGSAGVVNLASTMAERGSPGDPSYTTSKHAVRGLTKSAALTYAAQGVRVNCIGPGVVKTGMTEAIFEDEQTTAWLKSVTPMKRFAEPGEIAKLIVFLCSDDASYITGAYYPIDGGWLAG is encoded by the coding sequence ATGGCCGACATGGCTGGCAAGGTAGCGCTGGTTACGGGTTCTGGTTCGGGTATCGGGAGGGCTGTCGCCCTCGAGTTCGCCACGCGCGGGGCGGCGGTGATGGTCGCCGACTACAACATCGAGGGCGCACAGGAGACCGTGCGTCAGGTGGAGGCGGGAGGCGGCAAGGCCGCCGCCGTCAAGGTTGACGTGGCCGACGAGGGTTCCGTGCGAGCCATGGTGAAGACGACCGTGGAGACGCTTGGCCGCATCGACTTCCTGGTCAACAACGCGGGCATCTCGGCCGCGGGCCCGAACGTGCCGCTGCACGAGGTTGAGCTCAAGGCCTTCGAGCGCGTCCTCGACGTCAACGTGGTTGGGACGTTCCTGGGCCTCAAGCACGCCATCCCCGAGCTCCTCAAGGCCGGCAGCGCGGGCGTCGTCAACTTGGCCAGCACCATGGCCGAGCGGGGCAGCCCCGGCGACCCGTCGTACACGACCAGCAAGCACGCCGTACGCGGGCTCACCAAGTCGGCGGCCCTCACCTACGCGGCGCAAGGCGTGCGCGTCAACTGCATAGGCCCCGGCGTGGTCAAGACCGGCATGACGGAGGCCATCTTCGAGGACGAACAGACCACAGCGTGGCTCAAGAGCGTCACACCGATGAAGCGCTTCGCGGAGCCGGGCGAGATCGCCAAGCTCATCGTGTTCCTCTGCTCGGACGACGCCTCGTACATCACCGGCGCCTACTATCCGATCGACGGGGGCTGGTTGGCGGGTTGA
- a CDS encoding DUF1572 family protein, with protein MSPRDASNAVGTLFLAEIERGYHAQKSLAERALDQLEPEDWHRVLDDGSNSVAVIVRHLAGNLRSRWRDFLTSDGEKADRQRDDEFEEGDHTVPSMLAEWEVGFSEVFGTLAGMTPADLNRTITIRGEELNVVRAMLRNLEHTSHHVGQIVMLAKHWRGDEWRTLSIPKKPKA; from the coding sequence ATGAGCCCTCGTGATGCTTCCAACGCCGTCGGCACCCTCTTCCTGGCGGAGATCGAGCGCGGTTACCACGCTCAGAAGTCGCTAGCGGAGCGCGCACTCGATCAACTCGAGCCGGAAGACTGGCACCGCGTGTTGGACGATGGCAGCAACTCCGTGGCCGTCATAGTGCGCCACCTGGCGGGCAACCTGAGGTCGCGCTGGCGCGACTTCCTCACGAGCGACGGCGAGAAGGCCGACCGGCAGCGCGACGACGAGTTCGAGGAAGGCGATCACACGGTGCCCAGCATGCTGGCGGAGTGGGAGGTCGGTTTCAGCGAGGTCTTCGGAACCCTGGCCGGCATGACTCCCGCCGACCTGAACCGGACCATCACCATAAGGGGCGAGGAACTGAACGTGGTGCGCGCCATGCTCCGCAACCTCGAGCACACGAGTCACCACGTGGGCCAGATCGTGATGCTCGCCAAACATTGGCGCGGCGACGAGTGGCGCACGCTGTCGATCCCCAAGAAGCCCAAAGCGTGA
- a CDS encoding OsmC family peroxiredoxin has translation MPITKADASWKGSLKEGKGVMKVASGAYSGPFSFASRFGSGAGPETGTNPEELLAAAHAGCFSMALSGRLADAGHVADSIDTTASVTMERVDGAQTISKSHLVTRVKVAGMDDATFQGHVRAAAESCPVSRALAGVAITVEATLA, from the coding sequence ATGCCGATCACCAAGGCTGATGCAAGTTGGAAAGGCTCGCTGAAAGAAGGCAAGGGCGTCATGAAGGTCGCGAGCGGCGCCTACTCCGGTCCATTCTCGTTCGCGTCTCGCTTCGGCAGCGGCGCCGGCCCTGAAACCGGCACGAACCCCGAAGAGCTCCTCGCCGCGGCGCACGCCGGCTGCTTCTCGATGGCGTTGTCCGGGCGGTTGGCCGACGCGGGACACGTGGCCGACAGCATCGATACGACGGCCTCCGTCACCATGGAGCGAGTGGACGGCGCTCAGACCATCAGCAAGAGCCACTTGGTCACCAGGGTGAAGGTGGCCGGGATGGACGACGCCACGTTCCAGGGGCATGTGCGCGCTGCGGCTGAGAGCTGCCCGGTTTCGCGCGCACTGGCCGGCGTGGCCATCACGGTCGAGGCGACGCTAGCCTGA
- a CDS encoding YbaN family protein → MQRTPTSAEAPPVDLPDRPAPTPTNERATRKPPTREWVDYSAELRVIKHPALRVMFVSAGLVSVGFGVVGYVVPGMPGTVFFVIATWFFAQSSPRFYNWVLNHRLFGPLLRDYRAGKGIPGWVKWYASAMILGFSAFSTWLVGIKRGNTWVGVAIAAAAIFGVWYVFNVPTKKPEAATPAPEEATRAPEE, encoded by the coding sequence ATGCAGCGCACACCCACCAGCGCCGAAGCGCCCCCGGTCGACCTGCCCGATCGACCGGCACCCACGCCGACGAACGAGCGGGCAACTAGAAAGCCGCCCACTCGGGAATGGGTCGATTACAGCGCCGAGCTGAGGGTCATAAAGCATCCGGCGCTGCGGGTCATGTTCGTGAGCGCCGGGCTCGTGTCGGTGGGGTTCGGGGTGGTCGGCTACGTCGTGCCCGGCATGCCGGGTACGGTTTTCTTCGTCATCGCCACTTGGTTCTTCGCCCAGTCGAGTCCGCGCTTCTACAACTGGGTGCTCAACCACCGGCTCTTCGGTCCGCTCCTCCGCGACTACCGCGCCGGCAAGGGCATCCCAGGGTGGGTCAAGTGGTACGCCTCCGCCATGATCCTCGGCTTCTCCGCCTTCAGCACGTGGTTGGTGGGCATCAAGCGGGGCAACACCTGGGTGGGCGTGGCCATAGCGGCCGCGGCCATCTTCGGCGTCTGGTACGTCTTCAACGTGCCGACCAAGAAGCCCGAGGCGGCAACTCCGGCGCCGGAAGAGGCAACTCGGGCGCCGGAAGAGTAG
- the sppA gene encoding signal peptide peptidase SppA, translating to MAKKEDLGWNYPAALAAIGNAATSLADLLRSALPGKRPERIVIELSGSYPAFMERRKFPARLLQARPAGTSFEEFERLVDALVGVPWLEAVVFRFSGLTIGFTTAVAMRRQFERLRAGGKRVEVLVNELGNATYFLASAADRIVAPESAEFHVNGLALTTTFLGDALGRAGVRFDKLAIKEYKNAGDNLARAHMSDAQREQYGAYLDSLVRTTSGAIAEARGKTPEEVRGWVEEGVTSAKQAAALGMIDEVKYEDEVLGEADKSLAAARRFIPGRRRSVEAGRVALVSLEGAIITGPSRSSPVPVPVLGGKLAGSETLVRALRLAGRDKRTKAVVFHVESGGGSALASDLIGREVELLARRMPVVAVMGGVAGSGGYYVLTHATRVLAEATTLTGSIGVVSLKPVLQELYERFGVNVESIERGRFADIMGSHKPFDDAERALMQRYIDEVYERFVARVAAGRKLSVERVNEIGRGRIWSGADALGLGLVDELGGVRLALARAKELAGLSPDAGAWKVEAPGKYVIPSADDPSTWLRMLGPSLRESAWLIHGTRLAVH from the coding sequence ATGGCGAAGAAGGAAGACCTCGGCTGGAACTATCCGGCGGCCCTCGCCGCCATCGGCAACGCCGCAACGTCCCTGGCGGACCTGTTGCGTTCGGCGCTGCCCGGCAAGCGCCCAGAGCGCATCGTCATCGAGTTGAGTGGCTCCTACCCCGCCTTCATGGAGCGCCGCAAGTTCCCTGCCCGCCTCCTTCAGGCGAGGCCCGCCGGCACTTCTTTCGAGGAGTTCGAGCGACTGGTCGACGCCCTAGTTGGCGTTCCCTGGCTCGAGGCGGTGGTGTTCAGGTTCTCAGGGTTGACCATCGGTTTCACGACCGCCGTGGCCATGAGGCGCCAGTTCGAGCGCCTGCGGGCCGGCGGCAAGCGGGTCGAGGTGCTGGTCAACGAGCTCGGCAACGCCACCTACTTCCTGGCGAGCGCCGCCGACCGGATCGTCGCTCCGGAGAGCGCCGAGTTCCACGTGAACGGCCTGGCCCTCACCACCACGTTCCTTGGCGACGCGCTTGGGCGTGCCGGCGTGCGCTTCGACAAGCTCGCCATCAAGGAGTACAAGAACGCCGGCGACAACCTCGCCCGTGCCCACATGAGCGACGCGCAGCGCGAGCAGTACGGCGCCTACCTGGACAGCCTCGTTCGCACGACCTCGGGCGCGATCGCGGAGGCTCGGGGCAAGACGCCCGAGGAAGTACGGGGCTGGGTCGAGGAGGGCGTGACGTCCGCCAAGCAGGCGGCGGCGCTCGGCATGATCGACGAGGTCAAGTACGAAGACGAGGTGCTGGGTGAGGCCGACAAGAGCCTTGCGGCCGCCCGCCGCTTCATCCCCGGCAGGCGGCGTTCGGTGGAGGCGGGGCGCGTCGCGCTCGTGTCGCTGGAAGGCGCCATCATCACCGGCCCGAGCAGGTCGTCACCGGTGCCCGTGCCCGTTCTGGGAGGCAAGCTGGCGGGTTCCGAGACGCTGGTCAGGGCCCTGCGCCTCGCCGGCCGTGACAAGCGCACGAAGGCGGTGGTGTTCCACGTCGAGTCGGGCGGGGGGTCGGCGCTGGCTTCCGACCTCATCGGTCGTGAGGTCGAGCTCCTCGCCCGGCGCATGCCCGTCGTCGCCGTCATGGGCGGCGTGGCGGGCAGCGGGGGCTACTACGTTCTGACGCACGCGACGCGCGTGCTGGCCGAGGCCACGACTCTGACGGGCTCCATCGGGGTAGTTTCTCTCAAGCCCGTGCTGCAGGAACTCTACGAGCGCTTCGGCGTGAACGTGGAGAGCATCGAGCGCGGACGGTTCGCAGACATCATGGGCTCGCACAAGCCTTTCGACGATGCCGAGCGGGCCCTCATGCAGCGTTACATCGACGAGGTCTACGAGCGCTTCGTGGCGCGCGTGGCCGCTGGCCGGAAGCTCTCGGTCGAGCGGGTGAACGAGATCGGCCGCGGGCGCATCTGGTCGGGCGCCGACGCGTTGGGGCTCGGCCTCGTCGACGAACTCGGGGGCGTGCGGCTCGCGCTGGCCCGAGCCAAGGAGCTGGCCGGACTATCGCCCGACGCCGGGGCTTGGAAGGTGGAAGCGCCGGGCAAGTACGTCATCCCCAGCGCCGACGACCCGAGCACCTGGTTGCGCATGTTGGGCCCCAGCCTGCGGGAGAGCGCCTGGCTGATCCACGGGACGCGCCTCGCCGTGCACTGA
- a CDS encoding DMT family transporter produces the protein MRYAKAQSSRAPRRARVRRPAGTAVAPKTNLLLGTSLMLVAMVLLPVMDGLAKGLSERNPVPMIVWARYLFHLLCMLPILLWRFGWHGLVPRRVGLQLVRGGLLLGGTALFFFALSLLPQATALALFFVSPLVVTVLAPVLLGERVGGWRLLAVVVGFAGIMLILRPGSGSFGWGALLALAAGVIHGFYMLFTRRLAGSAPPLVTLGYTAVVGAVVMSLLMPFLWQPPSLGDFGIMVSLGAFAASGHFLLIKAFDYAPATWLAPVGYFEMVTAVIYGFLAYGDLPDALSWLGILVVVGAGVAISLKEQRAMRAMRPGH, from the coding sequence ATGCGCTACGCGAAAGCGCAGTCGTCCCGCGCGCCGCGGCGGGCGCGGGTGAGGCGGCCCGCCGGCACCGCCGTCGCCCCGAAGACGAACCTGCTCCTTGGCACCTCGCTCATGCTGGTCGCCATGGTGCTCTTGCCCGTGATGGACGGCCTCGCCAAGGGCCTTAGCGAGCGCAACCCCGTACCCATGATCGTGTGGGCCCGCTACCTCTTCCACCTGCTTTGCATGCTGCCGATCCTTTTGTGGCGCTTCGGCTGGCACGGCTTGGTGCCGAGGCGGGTCGGCCTGCAGCTGGTCAGGGGCGGGCTCCTTCTCGGGGGTACGGCGCTCTTCTTCTTCGCGCTGTCGTTGCTGCCTCAGGCCACCGCCCTGGCGCTGTTCTTCGTCTCGCCGCTCGTGGTCACGGTCCTGGCGCCCGTCCTGCTGGGCGAGCGCGTCGGCGGTTGGCGGCTGTTGGCGGTCGTGGTCGGCTTCGCAGGGATAATGCTCATCCTGAGGCCGGGGTCGGGCAGCTTCGGGTGGGGGGCGCTCCTGGCGCTTGCCGCAGGCGTCATACACGGCTTCTACATGCTCTTCACGCGGCGCCTGGCGGGCAGCGCACCGCCACTCGTCACCCTCGGCTACACCGCGGTCGTCGGGGCGGTGGTCATGTCGCTGTTGATGCCGTTCCTCTGGCAGCCGCCCTCGCTGGGCGACTTCGGCATCATGGTGAGCCTCGGCGCGTTCGCGGCCAGCGGCCACTTCCTACTGATCAAAGCGTTCGACTACGCACCCGCCACGTGGTTGGCACCGGTGGGTTACTTCGAGATGGTCACGGCGGTCATCTACGGCTTCCTGGCGTACGGCGACCTCCCGGACGCCCTCAGCTGGCTGGGGATCCTGGTCGTCGTGGGTGCGGGCGTGGCCATCTCCCTCAAGGAGCAGCGCGCCATGCGCGCCATGCGGCCGGGCCACTGA